The genome window CTGTCATCCCACATGTGCGTCTCCGCTCTGTAGACAGGGTCTGGGGAGTCTTCAGGAGCCTCGGGGGACAAGGACCATCTGTACAGGTGAGGGGCCTGGCAACCAGGGCATAGGGGGCCAACTGAGGCTCATCCGTACAGGTGAGGAGGCTTGGATTCCCCACCGCTGAACCCAGGCTCCCACTCTGCTTCCCAGCACGGTATGCAAGCCTCGGTCCCCAAAGCCTGCAGTCCCCGCGGCCCCTCCATTCTCCTCTTCCAGCGGTGTCTTGGGTACTGGGCTCTGTGAGCTAGATCGGTTGCTTCAGGAACTTAATGCCACCCAGTTCAACATCACAGGTACCAGGGTGACTGAGAGAGACCTTGATgggatgggggcaggggagggaagggcagggcagCGACTAACAAGAATACACTTCCCAGAGTAGCAGTTAAAGGAACCTAAAGCCTCAAGTGGGAGAGTGCATTGAGCACAGCCCTATATGcagcttcctcctcccctctctccagaTGAAATCATGTCTCAGTTCCCATCTAGCAAGGTGGCTTCAGGAGAGCAGAAGGAGGACCAGTCTGAAGACAAGAAAAGATCCAGCCTGTGAGTTTGGCATCCTTGTCAGGGCTGAGAGGAGATGAGTCCTGGATGTCTGAGTCACTAGAGGGAGCATTGCTCTGGGAGGCTCTGAGATGACACAAGCATATTCTTCACAGCCCTTCCAGCCCatctcctggcctcccaaagccttcTGCCACCTCGGCCACTCTGGAGCTGGATAGACTGATGGCCTCACTCTCTGACTTCCGCGTTCAAAACCATGTGAGTTGGGCAGTGGGCTAGTGTCCATTTGTGGCTCCCCAACCCCTTCTAGACAATTCCACATCTGCTGCCTTGCTGACTCAATTTTCATGTCCTCCCCGCTGCAGCTTCCAGCCTCTGGGCCAACCCAGCCACCAGTGGCAAGCTCCACAAACGAGGGCTCCCCATCCCCACCAGAGCCGACTGGCAAGGGCAGCCTAGACACCATGCTGGGGCTGCTGCAGTCAGACCTCAGCCGCCGGGGTGTTCCCACTCAGGCCAAGGGCCTCTGTGGCTCCTGCAATAAACCTATTGCTGGGCAAGTAAGTGGAGCCTTGTGAGAAGGGAGGCAGAGACCTGTCACAGACCCATCTTTAGTGGGAGCTGGGCTTTATGCTGTTGCCTTTTAATAAGTGAATCTGGGAAGTGGGTATCATTGTTACTtatattttatggatgaggaaactgaagctctgaACCACACAGCAGGTTAGTGGTAGGGTGAAAATTCCAACCATGTTACCATTTATTATggtcctactgtgtgccaggcactgtgctagctcCTTTACAAACCCTGGTCTCATCCAATCTTCACAAAACACTCAGTGGCTCCACCCACCATCTCTTACGCATCTACAAaggctctctcttcctccatcaGAGTCTGGACTGGGTTCACTGGTCCTTGGCTTATTGACTGAGCAGATGTGATTGACAACAGCTGTGCCTAGGGGTTAACCTAGTGCCCCCTGCTAGATCAAGTACCTGACTCCTAGCCCAGAATTGCCCATCTCAGCAAAGGAGGGTGACATTGTGACTTTTGTGGATCATAGGCACTTTCATCTTCATGAATCCCTTTGTCCATTAAAATACATAGTTTTTTATGCCTGTGTTGGTGTAAAGATGGGtatgttattattatatattaaagcatttttttcattttttattctgaacttttaaaaactgatttttcaCTTCCTccctcttatttattttgagacgaagtctcactctgtgacccaggctggagtgcagtggtgcgatcgtggctcactgcagcctcaacctcctgggctcaagcaatcctcccacctcagcctcccaaatgctaggattagaggcacgAGCCACCCAGCCTGGTCTTAACTctgatttaaaaagaagtaaaacgtTTTTATGGGACCCTAAATGTATTGTGGGCTCCAGGCTCTGTGCCTGCTGTGCCTCATGTGTAGGTCAATCCTGGAGCACAGGTGGAAGATGGGAGCTGGATCTCCATCGCTTACAGGCTGCGTGATCTGGAACACTGGATTCTTTATTCTGATCGCTCAGAGAGGACTCGAAAAACGTCGCGTAAACCTTGCCTCGCTGGGCATGTGGCCGTCAGAGCCGCTCTGACCACGCCTCACCTCCCACTCGCAGGTGGTGACGGCTCTGGGCCGCGCCTGGCACCCCGAGCACTTCGTTTGCGGAGGCTGTTCCACCGCCCTGGGAGGCAGCAGCTTCTTCGAGAAGGATGGAGCCCCCTTCTGCCCCGAGTGCTACTTTGAGCGCTTCTCGCCAAGATGTGGCTTCTGCAACCAGCCCATCCGACACGTGAGCCCTGTCCGGCCGCACTGAGCCCGCCCTGTCTCACCCGGAGAGCTGTGGGACGGGCCTCCACCGCATGGGTCCCGCCCCACCCGCGCTACCCCACCCCTACCCCTTGGCAATGTCCACAGCCCCTTGGACTCCACTCTTCCTTTCTGACTCCCACGTTCCTAGTTAGATCTTCTCCCCCGCCCCCCACGCATGCCTTAGCCCAGTCACCCGGGTTCCGCGCGGGAGAGGAAGGCGCGAAGGCACGGAGGCCGCGCTGAGTGTCCTCTCCCTCCCTACAGAAAATGGTGACCGCCTTGGGTACTCACTGGCACCCAGAGCATTTCTGCTGCGTCAGTTGCGGGGAGCCCTTCGGAGATGAGGGTGAGAGTGAACTTGACTCCCACCTTAAAAGCTGCAGGTCCCCTCGACGTCTCGCCCCAGCCCTTCCGATCTCCGGAGTCCTCAGGGCCATGATTTTCCTTCTGCTCTTTTCTAGCCCTGCCCTCTCCCACACAGACTCCGGACCCAAGCCCTCCCGCTCCGTCCCGCCCCAGACCCGGCTCCTCCTTCCCCAAGGCTCCTTCGGACTGCCCCTCCTCCCGCCCCAGATCTCAGGTCTTGTGGGTCCCCCGTCCCGCCCGCATCTTTTGCTTTCAGCCCACTCGGTTCCCTCTCCTAGGTTTTCACGAGCGCGAGGGCCGCCCCTACTGCCGCCGGGACTTCCTGCAGCTGTTCGCCCCGCGCTGCCAGGGCTGCCAGGGCCCCATCCTGGATAACTACATCTCGGCGCTTAGCGCGCTCTGGCACCCGGACTGCTTCGTCTGCAGGGTGCGCGCTGCGGGGCGGGGCGTTGGAGGGGCGGGTCAAGGGTGCAGGGCTGTGGGGCGGGGCCTTGGAGGAGCGGGTCAAGGgtgcagggcaggggtggggccttGGGGGGGCGGGTCAAGGGTGcagggctgggggcggggcctTGGAGAGGCGGGTCACGGGAGGTGCTGTAGGAGCCTCGGGTGGGGCGAGTTTTCCGGGCAGGGTCCCACTGGACGGGAGGCTTCGCGTCTAGGGCGGGCTGCGAGGTCCCATGGCGTTATCCGCTAGTAACGCGCGTTGTCTGGCGGGGGCCGCTGACCTTTCTGTCCTCTTTCGCGGCCTCCCTTCCCCAGGAATGCTTCGCGCCCTTCTCGGGAGGCAGCTTTTTCGAGCACGAGGGCCGTCCGTTGTGCGAGAACCACTTCCACGCACGGCGCGGCTCGCTGTGCGCCACGTGTGGCCTCCCGGTTACCGGCCGCTGCGTGTCGGCCCTGGGCCGCCGCTTCCACCCGGATCACTTCACATGCACCTTCTGCCTGCGCCCGCTCACCAAGGGCTCCTTCCAGGAGCGCGCTGGCAAGCCCTACTGCCAGCCCTGCTTCCTGAAGCTCTTCGGCTGACAGCCCGCTAGGCTCGCCCTCTCCCCCGGAGGCCACGCCCTCCCGGTAAAGCGGGTCCTGCAGACCCAGAGGCCTTGCTCTCAGAGCGTGAGGCCCCACCCACTGGAGAGCCCCGGCCCTAAGGTACTCTGAGTCCTCAGGGGTCACGTTCAGAAAAGGCCCAGCCAGACCTAAACCCACACGCCCACAAAGTGAATCGCACACAGATGAGAGCTCCCGTGCGAGCCTTCACTCTCTATTCCCACCCTTGAGGGAGCCCCCTGACTGGGGGAGGGTCCTTGCAATTCCAGCGAATCGGAGGCCAGGCCAGGACGTCCTTGTTCCCTGCACCCTCACTGTTCTGTGCACTTTTTCTACCTACATAAACACACGCATTCCACGTCTCCCTCGTGCTGTCTCTGAATGCGCGCGGGAGCCTGGCCCTGACGCCCCGCCCCCGCACTGGCTCTGTGCCCGGCGGTCTCTAGGCCACTGCCCTGTGGCCGCAGCGGGACCTGCAGCCTCAGCCCTTGCAGGTAGCCACTCCTGCACTTCCTGCTTCAAGTATCAGATGAGCCTGAGGCTGGAAAGGGTGGCGACCCGCGCAGGACTGTACAgatagtggcagagccaggacaagAGCTCCAACTGAGGCCCCACCGAATCTTCCCGCCCTCATTACTCCTTCTTCAGTTctatattttgctttgttttcttttgtcctaAGAGATGAGGTcacactttgtcgcccaggttggagtacagtggtgccatagctcactgcaacctcgaactcctgggatcgagcgatcctcccgccttggcctcccaaaggtgtgagctactgtgcccgccCTTCCCTTTATTCTTGAAATAAGCTCTTAGGGTGGTTCatgtcactttgggaggccaagacgggtgaatcacttgaggccaggagtttgagaccagcctggccaacatggtgaaaccccgtctctactaaaaatacaaaaattagctgggcatggcacacgcctgtaatcccagcttctcgggaggctgaggcaggagaatcgattgaactcggaaggcagaggttgcagtgagcagagatggtgccactgcactccagcctgggcaacagaatgagactccgtctccaaaaaaaaaaaaagaaagaaaagaaaggaagaaagaaagagaaggaaggaaggagaaagaaaaaagagaaagaaagaaagaaagaaaaagaaagagaaaagaaaggaaggaaggaaggagggagggagggaaggaaaagaaggaaagaaaggaacaagCTTAATCTGCTCCCCTCCTGCACTGCCTTTGGTTCCTAGATTTTTTCCCCTATTAAAGGGCCTTGAGGGATGGAGCTCTACCCAGAGTGCCAGCTGTGCCCACCTTTTGGTTCTGGGCACTAAGGTACAGCTTCCGTCTTACTATTGACCCACAACATCTCGGATCACCTGAATGTTTCATGTAGTTATGGCCTCAGCTTAACCCTTTCTCACTCCCAACCCCTCGTGTCCCAGTCAAGGCAGAACAATCAGCGCATTCAGAGCCATTACTTACTGTCCCTGCTGGCCCATCTGCCACCACCTGAGGCTTCTCCCAGCCTAGCCCTGTGCTGGGTGGTGCTGGCTCTACAGATGAGTCAGGCTCACTGTCCTGGAGAGCCCCAGGCTGAGGAGGCAGATACTTGGACAGAGGAGGACACTTGGTGTGGCCAGGGTGTGACTGAAGGAAGCACTGGGGGCTGTAGAAGCCAGAAGGTGGCTTCTTAACCCAGACTGGGAGTCAAGGTATGCTTCCTGGAGTGACTGACACCCAGGACCGGAGCCAAGTCCCAGCAGAGAAGGATGGGACCAGGGGTTTTCAGGTGTGCAGGATGGGGTCACGGGTTTCAGGTGTGAAGAAGTTCAGGTTCCATCTGAGTCCCTATGGCCCAGGGTGGCCCCCTGGGTCCAGAGTCTACGGACCTCTGGTGTTGGAAACGATAGGTCCTCAGAGTCCTTTCCAGCTCATCAGGAAGAGCTAGAAGCTGCAGGGAGCATGTATGGGCACGAGGAAAAGGTGAGGCGTCCTTGGCCTACCCTCTGCCAGGTCCCCAGATCCCTTCCTTTCTAAGGCTCCTCTCCCATGGTCTTCCTAGGTCTCCTGCTCTTTCCCTTCCATATATTCTCCCCGAAGAATGTCCCCCCCAGCCCAGCCTGTAACCACCTTCCTATCTTGAGGATGCCCAAattggcattcattcattcaccaaatttttattgagcactcctgtgccaggctctggggagATAATGGGGAACCAAGCAGCTATGACTCATGCTTTCAGGGAGCCGAAGTCTAGTAGGGGAGACAGATGACAGCTAAGTACAAAGGTGACATGAGTAATGAAGGAGCGGTACCTTCCCGATCGCCTAGCTAAAGCCAGCGCTTCCCTGGTTTCCATGCCACGGCCCCTCCCTAGTTCCTTCCTAGCACGCAGTGCTCTTGCAAGTAGgagtttttgttttcgtttttttgagacagagtctcactctgtcacccaggctggggtgcagtggtgccatctgggctcactgcaacttctgcctcctgagggtgaacctccgggttcaagcgattctcttgcctcagcctcctgagtagctgggattacaggcatgtgccaccacgcctggctttttttttttttttttttttttttttttttttttgagacagagtttcactctcgttgcccaggctggagtgcaatggcacgatctcagctcactgcaacctctgcctcccggattcaagtgattctcctgcttcagcctcctgagtagctgggattgcaggcatgcaccactacacgtggctaattttgtatttttagtagagacggggtttcaccatgttggccaggctggtctcaaactcctgacctcaggtgattcccctacctcagcctcccaaattgctgggattacaggcatgagccactgcgcctggcccttatTGTTTTTGGCTTCTGTCTGATTCTGCAACCGGAACAGAAGCTCCCGAGAGCAGGCAGTGCATTTGTTTCGCTGACCATTTTCTCCCTGGTGTCTAGAACAGGTCCAGTATGTAGCCAGTCTCCATATGTGTTTGTTAATGAAGGAAGGAACCAGGAAGGAACgaaggagagagagagtacaAAGGACAAAATAGAGAACTAAGTTaggggaggtggggaagagaTTACTTTCACCAGGTAGTAAAATGTAAGGTCTCAGCTGAGAGCTGAACATGAAGGAGCCAGCTGTGCAAGGCGCCAAGGAGAGCATTCCCAGCAGACAGGAAGCAGGTGCAAAggccagggaggaggagagagtcTGACGCCttggaataaagaaaagaaggccaCTGTGGCTGAATTGGAGCCAGCAATGGGGAAAGCAAGAGGGGGCAAGGCCAAAGAGGAAGGAGATGTCACATCATGAAGGCCTTTGACAGCCGTGGTGAAGGGACCTTATCTGAAGTGTCTGTAACACACACGTGTCCTCTGACACTTGGCACTGGATTTCTCTCAGACACTTTAAACTCATCAACCCCTGAAGCAGACACTGTGGGTGCCCCACCCATTTACCTGCAAGGCCCACCTTGGAAGTCACATACAGACAGTTTCCAGACACCCTGACTTGCAGCTCCTCCCAGAGTTTCTTGTCTGAGGCTGCTCTTGGGAGGAGGGAGTGTGTTCCGTGTTCTTAGCAGGCCTGAAGTGTGTGTGGGCATTTCTGCAGATTTTAGCCAGTGACAGACACGAATCAGGAAATAAATACCCCAACCAGCTGACCCCTCAAGGGTCATTGCTATGGTGCATTCTTCACAGTGTCTCAGAGTGTCCTTTTTGGGATCAGGCTCCAACTGCTCTAGGTGGTAACCTGATAAATGACACACCCTTgcgccagatgcggtggctcacacctgtctgtaatcaccagcactttgggaggctgaggcagtttggctcaggattttgagaccagcctgggcaacacagtgaaaccccatctgtataaaaaatacaaaaattagccgagtgttgtgacgtgcctgtagttccagctatttgggaaacaggtgggaggatcccttgagcccaggaggtcgaggctgcagtgagctgtgatcacaccactgtactctagccttggtgacagagcgagaccctgtctcaaaacaaagaaacacatgCTTTATTAGCTTTTCTCCTTGTTTCATGTCTCTTCCCTACTCCTTCACAGTCCATACTGGAACCATCTCCTCAGGAAAGTCGTTGCACACAAATTCTCATCTCAGGGCCCCCTTTGGAGGAACCCAAACTAAGGTACTCCTTCATCCAAACTCTGTCATATTACACTGAAAGCATTTTTCTCTGTTCCCCATCTCCGGGATGACCATCGCTGCCATAATCAGGCAGGACTTCCCTTCAACTGTCTCCTAACATCCAAGTCTGGTCAATTCTTCCAGAAAGGTAGACATACAGATATTAACCAGCCTATCCCTTCTTGAATCCAGTCCTGTGCTGAGCAATGAGACTCCAGGGATAAATCAGATCAGTCCggctctttctaatttttatttatttatttatttatttatttattatttattttctgagaccaagtctcgctcagtcgaccaggctggagtgcagtggtgcgatcttggctcactgcgaaccctgcctcccgggttcacgccattctcctgcctcagcctcccgagtagctaggactacaggcgcccgccaccacatctggctaatttttttttttatttttagtagagacagggtttcaccatgtgagtcaggatggtctcgatctcctgaccttgtgatccacctgcctcggcctcccaaagtgctgggattacaggcgtgagccaccatgcctggcctatttatttattttttaagagacgaggtctcactctgctgcccaggctagtttcaaactcctgagctcaagtgatcctccccctgcagcctcccaaaatgctagcattacaggcatgagtccccacacccagccaatcCTGCTCTTGAGGAGGCTCTAGTTTGTTGGGAAGACAGACCTGGACCCAGGCAAGGGCCACATAGTGTGCTCAGAACTGCATCAGAAATGTCAGAGAAGTCTTTCTTGAAGAGGCGACATAGGCTGGGTACTGAAAGCTGAATAGGAGTTGGCCATTTGGGAGACAGGGAACCGCTCTAAACAGA of Rhinopithecus roxellana isolate Shanxi Qingling chromosome 20, ASM756505v1, whole genome shotgun sequence contains these proteins:
- the TGFB1I1 gene encoding transforming growth factor beta-1-induced transcript 1 protein isoform X2, whose product is MPRSGAAKERPAEPLTPPPSYGHQPQTGSGESSGASGDKDHLYSTVCKPRSPKPAVPAAPPFSSSSGVLGTGLCELDRLLQELNATQFNITDEIMSQFPSSKVASGEQKEDQSEDKKRSSLPSSPSPGLPKPSATSATLELDRLMASLSDFRVQNHLPASGPTQPPVASSTNEGSPSPPEPTGKGSLDTMLGLLQSDLSRRGVPTQAKGLCGSCNKPIAGQVVTALGRAWHPEHFVCGGCSTALGGSSFFEKDGAPFCPECYFERFSPRCGFCNQPIRHKMVTALGTHWHPEHFCCVSCGEPFGDEGFHEREGRPYCRRDFLQLFAPRCQGCQGPILDNYISALSALWHPDCFVCRECFAPFSGGSFFEHEGRPLCENHFHARRGSLCATCGLPVTGRCVSALGRRFHPDHFTCTFCLRPLTKGSFQERAGKPYCQPCFLKLFG
- the TGFB1I1 gene encoding transforming growth factor beta-1-induced transcript 1 protein isoform X1, translating into MEDLDALLSDLETTTSHMPRSGAAKERPAEPLTPPPSYGHQPQTGSGESSGASGDKDHLYSTVCKPRSPKPAVPAAPPFSSSSGVLGTGLCELDRLLQELNATQFNITDEIMSQFPSSKVASGEQKEDQSEDKKRSSLPSSPSPGLPKPSATSATLELDRLMASLSDFRVQNHLPASGPTQPPVASSTNEGSPSPPEPTGKGSLDTMLGLLQSDLSRRGVPTQAKGLCGSCNKPIAGQVVTALGRAWHPEHFVCGGCSTALGGSSFFEKDGAPFCPECYFERFSPRCGFCNQPIRHKMVTALGTHWHPEHFCCVSCGEPFGDEGFHEREGRPYCRRDFLQLFAPRCQGCQGPILDNYISALSALWHPDCFVCRECFAPFSGGSFFEHEGRPLCENHFHARRGSLCATCGLPVTGRCVSALGRRFHPDHFTCTFCLRPLTKGSFQERAGKPYCQPCFLKLFG